A single Natranaerobius thermophilus JW/NM-WN-LF DNA region contains:
- the cobU gene encoding bifunctional adenosylcobinamide kinase/adenosylcobinamide-phosphate guanylyltransferase has protein sequence MGKLVLITGGSASGKSYYAEQLASQLESKHSELDGVIYVATSRVEDQEMSQRVLKHKNRRPEHWDTVVAPKLNWEDINQIVQKNQIVLIDSISMYLSNNLLDFIGSNDPDNLDASCMEKFIYQQKAQMDELCNLFLQGTATVITVSDEVGWGLVPAHKMGRLYRDLVGRMNQILAQKAQEVSLVVSGIPTRIK, from the coding sequence ATGGGAAAACTTGTACTTATCACTGGTGGTTCTGCTTCGGGGAAAAGTTACTATGCAGAACAATTGGCTTCCCAATTGGAATCAAAACATAGTGAGCTTGACGGAGTCATTTATGTGGCCACCTCTCGTGTGGAGGACCAAGAAATGAGCCAACGAGTTTTAAAACATAAGAATCGCCGTCCTGAACACTGGGACACGGTGGTAGCACCTAAACTCAACTGGGAAGACATCAATCAAATTGTTCAGAAAAACCAGATTGTTTTAATAGATTCTATCTCTATGTATCTCTCAAATAACTTACTTGATTTTATTGGTTCAAATGATCCGGATAATTTAGATGCTAGCTGTATGGAAAAGTTCATCTACCAACAGAAAGCTCAAATGGACGAGCTCTGTAATTTGTTTTTGCAAGGAACAGCAACTGTAATAACAGTGAGTGATGAGGTGGGTTGGGGATTGGTGCCAGCTCATAAAATGGGGAGATTGTATCGTGATTTGGTGGGAAGGATGAATCAAATATTGGCTCAAAAAGCTCAAGAGGTTTCCTTAGTGGTATCTGGTATTCCCACGAGAATTAAATGA
- a CDS encoding exodeoxyribonuclease III: MKLISWNVNGLRACLKKGFLEYFNEVSGDIFCVQETKLQEGQIDLELPGYFQYWNYAEKKGYSGTAIFTKIQPLTVQYGIGEAKHDKEGRVITLEFCDYYLVNVYTPNSQRELARLDYRLQWEDAFKNYLVNLDSEKPVIVCGDLNVAHKEIDLKNPKNNKRNAGFTEEERNKLTELLNAGFIDTFRYFYPDTEGAYTWWSYITKARERNAGWRIDYFLASQKLDNWLTDAEIHADIMGSDHCPVALKLAS; encoded by the coding sequence ATGAAATTGATTTCATGGAACGTAAATGGTTTAAGAGCATGTCTCAAGAAAGGATTTTTAGAGTACTTTAATGAGGTTTCCGGAGACATTTTTTGTGTTCAGGAAACAAAGTTACAAGAAGGTCAGATAGACTTAGAGTTACCTGGGTATTTTCAGTACTGGAATTATGCTGAGAAAAAAGGGTATTCAGGAACAGCTATTTTCACAAAAATCCAACCATTAACTGTCCAGTATGGAATAGGTGAAGCTAAGCATGATAAAGAAGGAAGAGTTATTACTTTAGAATTTTGTGATTACTATTTGGTGAATGTGTATACTCCTAACTCTCAAAGAGAACTAGCCAGGTTGGATTATAGATTACAGTGGGAAGATGCTTTTAAGAATTACTTAGTCAATTTAGATTCTGAAAAACCTGTGATTGTATGTGGTGATCTAAATGTAGCACATAAAGAAATTGATTTGAAAAATCCCAAAAATAATAAAAGAAATGCTGGGTTCACAGAAGAAGAACGGAATAAGTTGACTGAACTTTTAAATGCGGGCTTTATTGATACATTTAGATACTTCTATCCCGATACAGAAGGTGCATATACCTGGTGGTCGTACATTACAAAAGCAAGAGAAAGAAATGCTGGCTGGAGAATTGATTACTTTTTAGCCTCTCAGAAGTTAGATAACTGGTTAACTGATGCAGAAATCCATGCAGATATAATGGGAAGTGACCATTGCCCTGTGGCATTAAAATTGGCGTCTTAA
- a CDS encoding GHMP kinase encodes MKSQVKVPLTCGEWVQGTIDGQDFLVSCPINAFSIVTLELFAVDERTEVKPISGVRYGPHGFPQIPGKAIQALQRFVSEPNNDLNIPSKIKIADKYGMNLTIKSDLPSAQGFGTSSADIYGTLYNLYNLIGASFHDQYILSSSLARQATKIEPSDTNCFRQLTAMNHRTGKGATYLGTVPKGQVAILNFYGSVDTEKFNQQKNLRELNKIKEPQVEAAYRYLLHGIRIKDLKLMAKGSTLGARSHQEVLHREEVEKILELYPKAGALGVIRAHSGTALGLIYPEGDLYKKYFREWYLKYQIEDTAEFLGFYNLVNGGID; translated from the coding sequence ATGAAAAGTCAGGTAAAAGTTCCTTTGACCTGTGGAGAATGGGTTCAAGGCACAATTGATGGTCAAGATTTTTTGGTGTCATGTCCAATCAATGCATTTAGCATAGTTACTTTAGAATTATTTGCAGTTGATGAAAGAACCGAAGTAAAACCAATTAGTGGTGTAAGATATGGCCCCCATGGGTTTCCCCAAATACCTGGGAAAGCAATACAAGCCCTGCAAAGATTTGTTTCTGAACCTAACAATGACTTAAATATACCTAGTAAAATTAAAATTGCAGATAAATATGGGATGAATCTAACTATTAAATCTGACCTTCCTTCAGCACAAGGTTTTGGAACCAGCAGTGCAGATATCTACGGAACATTATACAACTTATATAACTTGATAGGAGCTTCTTTTCATGATCAATATATCTTATCAAGTTCCTTGGCCAGGCAAGCAACTAAAATAGAACCTAGTGATACTAATTGTTTTCGTCAGCTGACTGCTATGAATCACAGAACAGGGAAAGGGGCCACCTATTTAGGAACTGTACCCAAGGGTCAAGTGGCTATTTTAAATTTTTATGGTTCAGTTGATACGGAGAAGTTTAATCAACAAAAAAATCTTAGGGAATTAAATAAAATAAAAGAACCACAGGTAGAAGCGGCTTACCGCTATTTGCTCCATGGAATACGCATCAAAGATTTAAAACTTATGGCAAAAGGCAGTACTTTAGGTGCTCGTAGTCATCAAGAGGTTTTGCACCGAGAAGAAGTAGAAAAAATATTGGAGCTATATCCAAAGGCTGGAGCCCTGGGAGTTATTAGAGCGCACAGTGGCACTGCTCTGGGCCTTATCTACCCAGAGGGCGATTTATATAAAAAATACTTTCGAGAATGGTATCTCAAATATCAAATTGAGGATACGGCCGAATTTTTAGGGTTTTATAATTTGGTTAATGGCGGGATAGATTAA
- a CDS encoding cobyric acid synthase, whose protein sequence is MTKNFIDNNSAARNLRDRNVTDRNVDAADSDLAPCLMLQGTSSHVGKSVLVTAFCRIFSRLGYRIAPFKAQNMANNSYVTPQGYEIGRAQGIQAEAAQRQANTNMNPVLLKPSSDGTSQVVLHGKPRGEVKAREYREDWIAFLWPQIKTALYELRRDSDMVIIEGAGSPSEINLRDGDMANMSVAKEASARVLLVSDIERGGMLASVVGTLELLPEDERDLVKGILVNKFRGDLSLLQPGLKFLEEKTNKPVLGTLPYIKEKLVDEEDSVALEENKNTQTNRTQGKNSRPLIKIGVVKLPRISNFTDFEPLKEHPAVELRYLPLESKAPKLDCLIIPGTKATLADLQEFVNSTLYVSLSEQKQLENLPIFGICGGYQMLGLSLNDEQGIEGKAGELLGLGLLPVVTNFSPGKHTYRTALTVNQSESSSSKNSYTFDRLFSDLKGTRLIGYEIHMGETEPVEPGYSWLIDENNQPKGTFSQNGRVMGTFLHGIFNNNSFTNWFLSWVVLWNECGSSQDFLQKNEGYLSDMEKFNILADHVESALDMGYISKMLNCNLQCKN, encoded by the coding sequence TTGACTAAAAATTTTATAGATAATAACTCGGCAGCAAGAAATCTGAGAGACAGAAACGTGACAGATAGAAACGTGGACGCGGCAGATAGTGACCTGGCACCATGTTTAATGCTTCAGGGGACCTCATCCCATGTAGGTAAAAGTGTCTTGGTTACTGCTTTTTGCAGAATTTTTTCTCGCCTAGGATATCGGATTGCACCATTTAAGGCTCAAAATATGGCAAATAATTCTTACGTAACCCCACAGGGTTATGAAATAGGTCGGGCTCAAGGTATACAAGCGGAAGCTGCTCAGAGACAAGCAAATACCAATATGAACCCGGTATTGTTGAAGCCATCTAGTGATGGAACCTCTCAAGTTGTATTGCACGGAAAACCCCGGGGTGAAGTAAAGGCCAGGGAATATAGAGAGGATTGGATAGCTTTTTTGTGGCCCCAAATCAAAACAGCCTTGTATGAACTGAGACGGGATTCGGATATGGTAATAATTGAAGGTGCTGGTAGCCCCAGTGAAATTAACTTGAGAGATGGAGATATGGCTAATATGAGTGTAGCCAAGGAAGCCTCAGCCAGGGTTCTTCTAGTAAGTGATATTGAACGAGGAGGAATGCTGGCGTCAGTTGTTGGCACCTTAGAGCTTTTACCAGAAGATGAAAGAGATTTAGTAAAAGGGATACTGGTTAATAAATTTCGTGGAGATCTATCTCTACTGCAACCCGGGTTAAAATTTTTGGAAGAAAAGACAAATAAACCTGTACTAGGAACTTTGCCATATATTAAGGAAAAATTAGTCGATGAAGAAGATTCTGTAGCACTGGAAGAAAATAAAAATACTCAGACTAACAGGACTCAAGGAAAAAACAGCCGCCCCCTTATAAAAATTGGCGTAGTAAAACTGCCACGGATTTCTAATTTTACTGATTTTGAACCATTAAAAGAACATCCTGCAGTAGAATTGCGATACCTTCCATTAGAATCGAAAGCACCTAAACTAGATTGCTTGATCATTCCAGGTACTAAAGCTACATTGGCGGATTTACAGGAATTTGTGAATTCCACCTTATATGTTTCCTTATCAGAACAAAAACAACTAGAAAATCTCCCTATTTTTGGAATTTGTGGTGGTTATCAAATGTTAGGATTGTCACTAAATGATGAACAAGGTATAGAAGGAAAGGCTGGAGAACTTTTAGGATTAGGGCTGTTACCTGTGGTGACTAATTTTTCCCCGGGAAAGCACACTTATAGAACAGCTCTTACGGTGAATCAAAGTGAATCTTCTAGTTCTAAAAACAGCTATACATTTGATCGTTTATTCAGTGATTTAAAGGGAACTCGACTAATAGGATACGAAATCCACATGGGGGAAACTGAACCGGTTGAACCCGGATATAGCTGGCTTATCGACGAGAATAATCAACCGAAAGGCACATTTTCTCAAAACGGGCGTGTAATGGGAACTTTTTTACATGGTATTTTTAATAATAATTCATTCACTAATTGGTTTCTTTCCTGGGTTGTTTTATGGAATGAATGTGGATCTTCCCAGGATTTTTTGCAGAAAAATGAAGGGTATTTGAGTGATATGGAGAAATTTAATATATTGGCAGACCATGTAGAATCTGCTCTGGATATGGGATATATATCTAAAATGTTAAATTGCAATTTGCAATGTAAAAATTAA
- the cobK gene encoding precorrin-6A reductase, whose translation MILVLGGTDDGIKVGEFLTKQGHSVMVSASTDYGKSIISNSGLRVFPDPLGISSGDFIDKLNQYNIQAVVDATHPFATFVTKGGFQSCREIGIPFIRFEREAVTLPDPDHSLLRQVDSFQEAADLAQELVLELDDKVFLTIGTNKIDYFTSRISQDKLIVRVLPMESSITNCLCHGLKPDNIVALKGPWSYSLNKELFRSYNTKVLLTKESGESSGLLNKIQAALDLNMNVILIKRPYYPEITTTSNLLELENYLSAKLFN comes from the coding sequence ATGATCTTAGTTTTGGGTGGAACCGATGATGGAATTAAAGTTGGCGAATTTTTAACTAAACAAGGTCATTCTGTTATGGTCAGTGCCAGTACAGATTATGGTAAGAGTATCATTAGCAATTCGGGTCTGAGGGTTTTTCCAGATCCCCTCGGCATTTCCTCGGGTGATTTTATAGACAAATTAAACCAGTATAATATTCAGGCTGTAGTGGATGCCACACATCCTTTCGCTACCTTTGTAACTAAAGGTGGTTTTCAAAGCTGCCGAGAAATAGGTATACCTTTTATTAGATTTGAAAGAGAAGCTGTTACCTTGCCTGATCCTGATCACAGCTTACTTAGACAAGTTGACAGTTTCCAGGAAGCTGCCGATTTAGCTCAGGAACTAGTTCTAGAACTGGACGATAAGGTTTTTTTAACTATTGGAACTAACAAAATAGATTATTTTACTTCAAGGATTTCCCAAGACAAGTTAATAGTGCGAGTATTACCGATGGAAAGCAGTATAACTAACTGCCTTTGTCATGGTTTAAAACCCGACAACATTGTGGCCCTCAAAGGTCCGTGGAGCTATTCCCTAAACAAGGAATTATTTCGCTCTTATAATACCAAGGTTTTACTTACAAAGGAGAGCGGTGAAAGCAGTGGCCTACTAAATAAAATACAGGCTGCTCTGGACTTAAATATGAATGTCATTTTAATTAAGCGCCCTTACTATCCTGAAATAACAACTACTTCCAATCTGTTAGAGCTTGAAAATTATTTATCTGCAAAATTATTCAATTAG
- a CDS encoding HAD family hydrolase: MGIIWDLDGTLYNFYLPAKISLHVTWEYGWYNDYVKKQECYHFFEQSHGEYVWELRFWEQLYKSTQKNYGQETTINAMADIINKAWYINNNPNSKSNAYELGKLWWKTFFENLSPEPWVLPLLRKLFKHGIPMGLLSNSPREMGKLKLKHLGLEDFFNEENTIWTVDTGYFKPDKYPFLLMSEILNCQTNQVLVVGDNYKTDALGAQNAGMTYFLYKGDNFGELLKRLKAFWR, encoded by the coding sequence ATGGGTATTATCTGGGATTTGGATGGTACTTTATACAATTTCTACTTACCGGCCAAAATATCTTTACATGTAACCTGGGAATATGGATGGTATAATGACTATGTAAAGAAACAGGAGTGTTACCACTTTTTTGAACAATCTCATGGTGAATATGTTTGGGAATTGAGGTTCTGGGAACAATTATATAAATCAACTCAGAAAAACTATGGCCAGGAGACCACAATCAATGCCATGGCCGATATCATTAACAAGGCCTGGTATATAAATAATAATCCTAACTCAAAATCCAATGCATATGAACTGGGAAAACTGTGGTGGAAAACTTTTTTTGAGAACTTATCTCCAGAACCCTGGGTGTTACCACTTCTAAGAAAATTATTCAAGCATGGGATTCCCATGGGATTGTTGTCAAATAGCCCACGGGAAATGGGAAAGTTAAAATTAAAGCATTTAGGATTAGAAGATTTCTTTAATGAAGAAAATACGATTTGGACAGTGGATACTGGGTATTTTAAACCAGATAAATATCCATTTCTACTTATGAGTGAGATACTAAATTGTCAAACTAACCAGGTTTTAGTGGTAGGGGACAATTATAAAACTGATGCCTTGGGAGCTCAAAATGCCGGAATGACTTATTTTTTGTACAAGGGAGATAACTTTGGAGAATTACTGAAAAGACTTAAAGCTTTTTGGAGGTGA
- a CDS encoding pyridoxal phosphate-dependent aminotransferase encodes MDFSANINPLGPPKEIINQLSSQLDALQHYPEPYGISLKQIIAEHHGVLPEQVIVGNGASELIDLIILHRLVKSDNINEHLTALIPEPNFSEYKRGVQALRGKVNSFTTLSLNNDLSYMKTKMMEMRPQLLFLSSPNNPTGELINNYTLKNIVQSMEQWDGELILDYSFLPFVKSSWPKASLEEINFDQTFLLFSLTKMFALPGLRLGYGITSQEKIWQLEKLRNQWAVNSLAQTAFKECFSLQNYENKTRKLIHSERERLRAELEFLGFSTFKSSANFLLIKNNNFPGTVKNLWHHLACKGIFIRLCENFQGLDESYFRIAIRLPEENDRFLEELSSFTP; translated from the coding sequence ATTGACTTTAGTGCTAATATTAACCCACTGGGGCCCCCTAAGGAAATTATTAATCAGCTAAGTTCACAGTTGGATGCATTGCAGCATTATCCAGAGCCTTATGGAATCAGTCTTAAACAAATTATAGCTGAACATCACGGAGTTTTGCCTGAACAGGTGATTGTAGGAAATGGAGCCAGTGAATTGATTGACTTAATTATCCTTCATAGGCTAGTGAAAAGTGATAATATTAATGAACATTTAACTGCTTTAATTCCCGAGCCTAATTTTAGTGAGTACAAGCGGGGAGTCCAGGCTTTGAGAGGGAAAGTTAATAGCTTTACTACTTTGTCATTAAATAATGATTTAAGCTATATGAAAACAAAAATGATGGAGATGCGACCACAGCTGCTATTTTTGTCGTCTCCCAACAATCCTACCGGTGAACTTATCAATAATTATACTTTGAAAAATATTGTCCAATCCATGGAGCAATGGGATGGAGAGCTTATTTTAGATTATTCTTTTCTTCCCTTTGTCAAGTCTTCTTGGCCAAAAGCCAGTTTAGAGGAGATAAACTTTGATCAAACATTTTTATTATTTTCTCTAACTAAGATGTTTGCCCTTCCGGGACTTAGATTAGGTTATGGAATTACGAGTCAAGAGAAGATATGGCAATTGGAAAAGTTAAGAAATCAATGGGCGGTTAATTCACTGGCACAGACAGCCTTTAAAGAGTGCTTTAGTTTACAAAACTATGAAAACAAAACTAGAAAGTTAATTCATAGCGAACGGGAAAGATTACGAGCAGAGCTGGAGTTTCTAGGATTTAGCACCTTTAAGTCTTCAGCTAATTTTTTACTAATTAAAAACAATAATTTTCCAGGTACTGTCAAGAACCTCTGGCATCATCTTGCCTGTAAGGGAATATTCATTCGGCTTTGTGAGAATTTCCAAGGACTTGATGAATCATATTTTAGGATAGCCATTAGATTACCTGAAGAAAATGACCGCTTTCTTGAGGAACTTAGCAGTTTTACACCTTAG
- a CDS encoding adenine phosphoribosyltransferase, which translates to MLKLRDYIRDIPDFPKKGVVFKDITTALKDPELLAEIIINLSSHYEKEVPDKIVGIESRGFILGPAIAKELGAGFVPARKGGKLPSKTASQEYNTEYSTDVLEIHEDAIEKNERVLIVDDLLATGGTAQATAKIVEQLEGQVVGFAFMLELSFLKGREKIGDYPIKVLEQF; encoded by the coding sequence GTGTTGAAACTGAGAGACTATATTAGAGATATTCCGGATTTTCCTAAAAAAGGAGTTGTGTTTAAAGATATTACCACAGCTTTGAAAGATCCCGAATTATTAGCGGAAATTATAATTAACTTATCCAGTCATTACGAAAAGGAAGTACCAGACAAAATTGTAGGCATAGAGTCTAGGGGCTTTATACTGGGGCCAGCTATAGCCAAAGAACTAGGTGCTGGGTTTGTTCCTGCCCGAAAAGGCGGAAAACTGCCATCTAAGACAGCGTCTCAAGAGTATAATACCGAATATTCCACAGATGTTTTAGAAATTCATGAAGATGCTATAGAAAAGAATGAAAGAGTTTTAATAGTTGACGATTTATTGGCCACAGGTGGAACTGCTCAAGCCACAGCAAAAATTGTAGAACAGCTGGAAGGACAAGTGGTGGGTTTTGCTTTTATGTTAGAGTTATCTTTTCTTAAGGGCCGTGAAAAGATAGGCGATTATCCAATAAAAGTGTTAGAGCAATTTTAG
- the cbiB gene encoding adenosylcobinamide-phosphate synthase CbiB: MEIIGTSILIVIFAFLIDSLLGDFLGRYHPVCLIALLINFLWEKIVTISTSWGFNFLLEGNNFSGLAKFAGFLITIIVVGVTFTLSYYLASMHFIIDILLIYFALSYKSLVEHLARVLCPLSHGDLIKAREELSKIVGRDVDYLEEAEIARGGIETSAESLCDGIIAPLFFAFIGGAPLVMSYKAVNTLDSMIGYNFYPYKDLGFASAKLDDVLNLIPARLTAVFILITSLLTKKNFVKGLQVMRHDASKHPSPNAGFSESVMAGILNIKLGGVNYYSGNKSFRHYMNETGHSPDHLVLRQAINIVHLTAWIGLAIMASLKYLL; this comes from the coding sequence ATGGAAATAATCGGAACTTCAATATTGATAGTTATATTTGCTTTTTTAATTGACAGCCTCTTGGGAGATTTTCTGGGCCGTTATCACCCTGTTTGTTTAATTGCCCTGTTAATTAATTTTTTATGGGAAAAGATTGTAACAATCAGTACTTCTTGGGGCTTTAATTTTCTTTTGGAAGGAAACAACTTTTCTGGTCTAGCTAAATTCGCCGGATTTTTAATAACGATTATAGTAGTTGGTGTGACTTTTACTTTAAGTTATTACTTAGCTTCCATGCATTTCATAATAGATATTTTATTAATATATTTTGCGTTATCTTATAAAAGTTTAGTGGAGCATCTGGCTCGTGTTTTATGTCCTTTATCACATGGTGATTTAATCAAAGCCAGGGAAGAATTGTCGAAAATCGTTGGTAGGGACGTGGACTATCTGGAGGAAGCTGAAATTGCCAGGGGTGGTATAGAAACTAGTGCAGAAAGTTTATGTGACGGAATTATAGCACCTTTATTTTTTGCTTTTATTGGTGGGGCCCCCCTGGTAATGTCCTATAAAGCAGTCAACACTTTGGATTCAATGATCGGTTACAACTTTTATCCCTACAAAGATCTTGGCTTTGCCTCGGCCAAGTTGGATGATGTATTAAATCTGATACCGGCTCGTCTAACTGCCGTTTTTATCTTAATTACATCATTACTAACAAAGAAAAACTTTGTTAAAGGCCTGCAAGTTATGAGACATGATGCATCAAAACATCCTAGTCCCAATGCCGGTTTTTCCGAATCAGTCATGGCCGGAATTTTGAATATCAAATTGGGTGGTGTCAACTATTACTCCGGAAATAAATCCTTCCGACATTATATGAATGAAACCGGGCATAGTCCTGACCATTTAGTATTAAGACAAGCAATTAATATAGTTCATCTTACAGCATGGATTGGACTAGCTATCATGGCTAGCTTGAAGTATTTACTGTGA
- a CDS encoding CBS domain-containing protein, which produces MVKLEQPLVAFFLVPKSEVIYENENSTMRQALERMEYHRYTAIPILDDSGHYVSTITEGDLLWKIKNDQLSFQDTNNIKLREVPKNMMNKTVSINASIEELVLLAARQNFVPVIDDQQYFIGIVKRGDIINYCYNKLFKV; this is translated from the coding sequence ATGGTTAAATTGGAACAACCTCTAGTTGCTTTTTTCCTGGTTCCAAAAAGTGAAGTTATTTATGAAAATGAAAACTCAACTATGCGCCAGGCTCTTGAACGAATGGAATACCACCGCTATACTGCAATACCTATTTTAGATGATAGTGGTCATTACGTATCAACAATTACTGAAGGAGATTTACTATGGAAAATAAAAAATGACCAGTTAAGCTTTCAAGATACTAACAATATCAAATTAAGAGAAGTTCCAAAAAATATGATGAATAAAACCGTATCAATAAACGCTTCAATAGAAGAGCTTGTCTTGTTAGCTGCCAGACAGAATTTCGTTCCAGTAATTGATGATCAACAGTACTTTATCGGAATAGTTAAAAGAGGAGATATCATAAACTACTGTTACAATAAATTATTTAAAGTATAA
- the cobS gene encoding adenosylcobinamide-GDP ribazoletransferase encodes MDKIKEIIGKFLGATSLLTRIPVPVWGFSYPNPSWTPYFPFVGLTLGTIYVIVDMLISPLLVPEIMAFFMVLLDIFLSGGLHLDGLADSFDGYFSGKTGTELLEIMRDSNVGAYGVIALWILLSGKWLLLSFIISMGEPIWLLLFPWAGRLIMWQVLISYPYPEGVRGMGEIIKDSKGFKTRQALMVPVFSIVIVLSLSLLLTGLQYDEQLNLSNYFLVILTIVATILVVGIVTNIFVKNFNDKLGGVTGDIYGASCEIGQLLVLSFGAILM; translated from the coding sequence GTGGATAAGATCAAAGAGATAATCGGGAAGTTTTTAGGTGCTACTTCGTTGCTAACGAGAATTCCCGTTCCTGTTTGGGGATTTAGCTATCCTAATCCTTCTTGGACGCCTTATTTTCCTTTTGTAGGTCTTACTCTGGGAACAATTTATGTGATTGTAGATATGTTGATAAGTCCTCTACTGGTACCGGAAATTATGGCTTTTTTTATGGTATTACTTGATATATTTTTGTCCGGTGGCTTACATTTGGACGGTTTGGCTGATAGTTTTGATGGATATTTTAGCGGCAAGACTGGTACTGAATTGCTTGAAATTATGAGGGATAGCAATGTTGGAGCATATGGTGTAATAGCTCTATGGATCTTATTATCTGGCAAATGGCTATTATTAAGTTTTATTATTTCAATGGGTGAACCCATCTGGTTGTTGTTATTTCCTTGGGCAGGAAGATTGATTATGTGGCAGGTGTTAATATCTTATCCATATCCTGAAGGTGTTCGCGGGATGGGAGAAATTATAAAAGACTCAAAAGGTTTTAAAACAAGACAGGCCCTTATGGTACCGGTATTTAGTATAGTAATTGTTCTGTCTCTTTCTCTTTTGCTGACTGGTTTACAATATGATGAGCAATTAAACTTAAGCAATTATTTCTTAGTCATTCTGACCATTGTTGCAACTATTTTAGTTGTCGGGATTGTGACTAATATTTTTGTTAAAAATTTTAATGATAAACTAGGTGGAGTTACTGGGGATATATACGGAGCCAGTTGTGAAATTGGACAATTACTGGTTTTATCTTTTGGCGCAATATTAATGTGA
- a CDS encoding ECF transporter S component encodes MLSLDHRELVKIALLIALSMIGSQIKIPSLTGTPALDSFPAYLAAFIWVGKYAAAIGFFGHIFTSLLVGFPMSIPIHLILAVGMAGCVYAVSHVNNYSGRAAGVLAGMVLNGLILPGIFVLIPGFGIPFFMGMVVPVTVASAVNIGLAVTAAPVCSQFLNRKPV; translated from the coding sequence ATGCTAAGTTTGGATCACAGAGAATTGGTGAAAATTGCATTGTTAATAGCTTTATCAATGATTGGTTCCCAGATTAAGATCCCCAGTTTAACGGGAACTCCAGCCTTGGATTCTTTTCCAGCTTATTTAGCTGCTTTTATCTGGGTAGGTAAGTATGCAGCAGCTATCGGCTTCTTTGGTCATATATTCACATCTTTGCTTGTGGGTTTTCCCATGTCTATCCCAATTCATTTGATTTTAGCAGTAGGTATGGCTGGATGTGTGTATGCAGTCTCCCATGTAAACAATTACAGCGGTAGAGCAGCCGGAGTATTGGCAGGGATGGTACTCAATGGACTGATCTTACCTGGAATATTTGTTCTCATTCCCGGTTTTGGGATTCCTTTTTTCATGGGAATGGTTGTTCCAGTAACAGTTGCAAGTGCTGTGAATATAGGATTGGCAGTTACAGCAGCCCCGGTTTGCAGTCAGTTTCTCAATCGTAAGCCAGTTTAA